A single genomic interval of Malania oleifera isolate guangnan ecotype guangnan chromosome 13, ASM2987363v1, whole genome shotgun sequence harbors:
- the LOC131145883 gene encoding agamous-like MADS-box protein AGL80, translating to MKKVSELSTLCGIDACAIIYSPYDSQPEVWPSPAGAHRVLSKFRKMPEMEQSKKMVNQESFLRQRISKARDQLKKQLKENREKEVANLMYRALAGEASLHALSLPDLHDLGWFLDHYLKDIHRRMDSFGLAGGSGSSGGSTGGAGESNHQQYLQQAASAVGLEVGNMWAEAMQSHRWLMELLNSSSVNVDQSINNLGGFGGGGGSAATGGAGEDMNMMLPLIGDATNNYHSSLWSSAFFP from the coding sequence ATGAAGAAGGTGAGCGAGCTGAGCACCCTGTGCGGCATCGACGCCTGTGCCATCATCTACAGCCCCTACGACTCCCAGCCGGAGGTCTGGCCCTCTCCCGCCGGCGCCCACCGCGTTCTCTCCAAGTTCCGCAAGATGCCGGAGATGGAGCagagcaagaagatggtgaaccAGGAGAGCTTCCTTCGCCAGCGCATCTCCAAGGCCCGCGACCAGCTCAAGAAACAGCTCAAGGAGAACCGCGAAAAGGAAGTCGCCAACCTCATGTACCGCGCTCTCGCCGGCGAAGCCTCTCTCCACGCCCTCTCCCTTCCTGACCTCCACGACCTCGGCTGGTTCCTCGACCATTACCTCAAGGACATCCACCGCCGCATGGACTCTTTTGGTTTGGCCGGCGGTAGTGGTAGCAGCGGCGGGAGTACTGGTGGTGCTGGAGAGAGTAACCATCAGCAGTACCTCCAGCAGGCGGCTTCGGCCGTGGGGCTGGAGGTTGGGAATATGTGGGCGGAGGCGATGCAGAGTCACCGGTGGCTGATGGAGCTGCTCAACTCGTCAAGCGTGAACGTGGATCAGAGTATCAACAATCTAGGAGGGTTTGGAGGAGGCGGCGGCTCGGCGGCGACGGGAGGAGCAGGGGAGGATATGAATATGATGCTGCCGTTGATTGGGGATGCTACCAACAACTACCACAGCAGTTTGTGGTCGAGTGCTTTTTTCCCAtga